In Erythrobacter sp. KY5, the DNA window ACCATTCGCGAGCAGCTTTGCCTTGTCATAAAGCAGCTCTTCGCGGGTTTCGGTGGCGTATTCGAAGTTTGGCCCCTCTACGATCGCATCGACCGGGCACGCTTCCTGGCAAAAGCCGCAATAGATGCACTTGGTCATATCGATGTCGTAGCGGGTGGTGCGGCGGCTGCCGTCTTCGCGCGGCTCTGCCTCGATCGTGATCGCCTGAGCGGGGCACACCGCTTCGCACAGCTTACAAGCGATGCAGCGTTCTTCGCCGTTCGGGTAACGGCGCAGTGCGTGCTCACCGCGGAAACGCGGGCTGAGAGGCGACTTCTCGAACGGATAGTTGATCGTCACCTTGGGTTTGAAGAAATACTTCAAGGTCAGCGCGTGAGCCTTCAGGAACTCCCAAAGGGTGAACGATTTGAGGAGCTGTGTTGCGGTACTCATGATGCTTCACTTGCAGCAATTGGCTGCGCTGCTGGTTGGGTTTCAACGAAATCGGCAGGCGGTACGCTGGCGGGATCCACGAGCGGCGCCGGGCGGTCGAAATGGCCTGTCGCCATCAGGTAGCCGCTGATCGCCGCGACGAAGAGCAGGCTCATCGGAAGAAACACTTTCCAGCCAAGCCGCATCAGCTGGTCATAGCGGTAACGCGGCACGGTCGCCCAGATCCAGCTAAAGATCAGGAAGAAGCCAAAGGTCTTCAGCAAGAACCACACGATGCCCGGCACATAATAGAGCGGTGCCCATTCAATCGGTGGCAGCCAACCGCCCATGAAGAGCAGCGTGCACAGCGAGCACATCAGCAGGATGTTCGCATATTCGCCCAGCCAAAACAGGGCGAAGGCCATGCTCGAATATTCAGTCTGGTAGCCAGCGACGAGCTCGGATTCCGCCTCGGTCAGGTCGAAGGGAGCGCGTGCAGTCTCTGCCAAGGCGGAGATGAAGAACACAACGAACATCGGGAACAGCAGCAGGTTGAAGAAAAACCCGTTAACGATCCCGAAACCGTGCCCACGCTGCGCCTCGACAATGCCGGTCATGTTGAAGGTCCCCGCCCACAGCACGACGCAAACGAGGATGAAGCCGATCGAGACCTCATAAGAGATCATCTGCGCGGCGGCGCGCATGGCGGAGAAGAACGGATACTTGGAGTTTGACGCCCACCCGCTCATCACCACGCCGTAAACGCCCAGCGAGCTGATCGCGAGGATGTAGAGCAGCCCGACATTGATGTCAGCCAGCACAACGCCCGCATCGAACGGAATCACCGCCCATGCCGCAAGCGCAACGGTGAAGGTGATGATCGGCGCGAGAAGGAAGATGCCCTTGTTCGCGGCGGACGGGATGATGGTTTCCTGAAGGAACACCTTTAGGCCATCAGCAAAGGATTGAAGCAACCCGAATGGCCCCACAACGTTGGGACCACGGCGAAGCATGATCGCGCCCAGCACTTTGCGGTCAACGTAGATTACCATCGCGACCGAGAACATCACGATCAACGAAATCGCGAGGATGCCGGCGAGGGTGGCGACGGTCCATGCCCACTCATAGGACATGCCAAAGCCTTGGAAGAACTCGGTCATTCCGCAGCCTCCTTGATCTCATCTGCATGCAGCAGTTCGGCCGAGCATTGCTGCATGACCGCGCTCGCCCGCGCGATGGGGTTGGTGAGGTAGAAATCCTTTACCGGATAGGCACTGATCGTGCCTTCGGCCTTGGCGCTGCTGTCGGCCTTGGGCAGGTCGCCGTAATCGGCGAGCCCTTCCTCGCCAAACGCAGGCACTTCGGCGATCATCGCGCCTTGAAGCTGCGTGAAACTGTCGAAGCCGACCGAGACTCCCAGCGCGTCTGCAAGCGCACGCAGGATCGTCCAGTCTTCGCGCGCGTCACCCGGCGCGAATACGGCTTTCTCGGCATACTGCACCCGGCCTTCGGTGTTGACGTAGGTACCGTCCTTTTCAGCATAGCTTGCTGCTGGCAGGATGATGTCGGCAGCATGCGCGCCCTTGTCGCCGTGATGCCCGATATAGACTTTAAGGCTGTTGGCGAATGGCTCGTAATCCATTTCGTCCGCGCCGAGGCTGAGGACGACCTTGGGCTTGGCCGCCGCGAGATCGGCCATGCCGCCTTCGACCGTGAAATCGAGCATCAGCGAGCCCATGCGAGCCGCGCTCATATGCAGGACGTTGAAGCCGTTCCAACCGTCCTTTACCAGGCCGAACTTGTCCACCAGCTTCAATGCCGGGGCGAGTGCACCGGCTGCAAGAGCCGCACCGCCGAGGATAACAGCCGGGCGTTCCGCAGCCTTCATCGCATCTCCAAGAGCCTTGGGTGCGCGGTTGAGAACCTTGAGGTCTTCGCCGAGAAACTCAGCAGGATAGGTGGTTTCCCATTCCGGGCCGACCACGAACACCTTCGCGCCGTGCTTAACCGCCTTGCGGATGCGCGCATTGACGAGCGCGGCTTCCCAGCGGATGTGCGAGCCGACGATCAGGATCGCATCAGCGGTCTCGATCCCGGCGAGCGTCGAGTTGAAATTGACCGCCGCAATGTTCGACACATCGTAGGTCATGCCGGTCTGACGCGCTTCGACGAGGTTCGATCCGCAAGCCTTGAGAAGCGACTTCGCCGCAAACATCGTCTCGCAATCGACCATGTCGCCAGCTACCGCCGCAATCGCGCTCTTGTGGCTGCCGAGGTGGCTTGCGATCGTATCAAACGCTTCGCTCCAGCCCGAAGCCTGAAGCTTGCCGCCCTTACGAATGAAGACCTTGTCGAGACGGCGCTTCATCAAGCCATCGACCTGATAGCGGCCCTTGTCCGACAGCCATTCTTCGTTGACGTCGTCATTGATGCGCGGGAGTGCGCGCATCACTTCGCGGCCCTTGGAGTGAAGCGAAATGTTGGCGCCAACCGCGTCCGATACGTCGATACTGAGCGTGCGCTTTAGTTCCCACGGACGCGCTTCGAAAGCATAAGGACGCGAAGTCAGAGCGCCGACCGGGCACAGATCGATCACATTGGCTGAAAGCTCGTGCTTTGCAGCCTGCTCCAGATAGGTCGTGATCTGCATGTCCTCGCCGCGATAGAGCGCGCCGATCTCGTCCACGCCCGCGATCTCTTCCGAGAACCGCACGCAGCGGGTGCAATGGATGCAGCGGGTCATGATCGTCTTGATCAGCGGGCCCATGTATTTTTCGGTGACCGCGCGCTTGTTCTCGCGGTCATAGCGCGATCCGCCGCGGCCATAGGCCACCGCCTGATCCTGCAGGTCGCACTCTCCGCCCTGGTCGCAGATCGGGCAGTCAAGCGGGTGGTTGATGAGCAGGAACTCCATCACCCCTTCGCGCGCCTTCTTGACCATCGGCGTGTCGGTGCGGATTTCCTGACCGTCAGCAGCCGGAAGCGCGCAGGACGCCTGCGGCTTGGGCGGCCCCGGCTTCACCTCGACCAGACACATGCGGCAGTTGCCCGCGATGCTGAGCCGCTCATGATAGCAGAAGCGCGGGATTTCCTTTCCGGCAAGCTCGCACGCCTGCAGCACGGTCGCGCCGTCGGGAACCTCGATTTCCTGACCGTCTACGATGACTTTAGGCATCGTCAGCTCTCGATCCACGCGAACCGGCTCGCTTTATCAGGGTTGACAACTCACGTAGCTCCACTTCGACAGCAGCCAGCCGTTTCGACTGCAAATAGACGACCAGCCACGGCACTCCGATACCGAACAACAACATGGAAATGACCAGGAAAAACTCTTCCATGATTACTCCGCCGCCTCCGGAAGTCGTTCGTTGATGCGCCGTTCCAGCTCGGGGCGGAAATGGCGGATCAGGCCCTGGATCGGCCAGGCCGCCGCGTCGCCCAGCGCGCAGATGGTGTGGCCTTCGACCTGCTTGGTGACCTGCTGCAGCATGTCGATTTCCTCGATCGCGGCATCGCCGGTGCGCAGGCGTTCCATCATGCGCCACATCCAGCCCGTGCCTTCGCGGCAGGGGGTGCACTGGCCGCAGCTTTCGTGCTTGTAAAAATAGCTTAGTCGACTGATCGCGCGAACGATGTCGGTCGACTTGTCCATCACGATCACGCCCGCCGTGCCGAGGCCCGAGCCGAGGTCTTTCAGCCCGTCGAAATCCATCGGCGCGTCCCAGATCTGCTCGGCCGGGACCAGCGGAACCGAGGAGCCACCGGGGATCACGGCGAGGAGATTGTCCTTGCCGCCGACGATGCCGCCGCAATGATTTTCGATCAGCTCGCTGAACGGGATACTGAGCGCTTCCTCGACCACGCAGGGCTTGTTCACGTGTCCGCTGATCTGGAAGAGCTTGGTGCCTTTGTTGTTCTCGCGTCCGAAGCTCGCGAACCACGATGCGCCGCGACGCAGGATCGTGGGGACGACCGCAATGCTCTCCACGTTGTTGACCGTGGTCGGGCAGCCATAGAGGCCTGCACCTGCCGGGAACGGCGGCTTGAGGCGCGGTTGCCCCTTCTTGCCCTCCAGGCTCTCGATCATCGCGGTTTCTTCGCCGCAAATGTAAGCGCCAGCGCCGCGATGCATGAAGACGTCGAAATCGAAGCCCGTGCCGCTGGCATTCTTTCCGATCAGGCCTGCGTCATAAGCTTCGTCGATGGCAGCCTGCAGCACCTGCGCTTCGCGAATATATTCGCCGCGAATGTAGATATAGGCGGCACGCGCACGCATCGCGAAACCGGCGACGAGTGCGCCTTCGACCAGCTTGTGCGGGTCGTGACGGATGATCTCACGGTCCTTGCACGAACCCGGCTCAGATTC includes these proteins:
- the nuoG gene encoding NADH-quinone oxidoreductase subunit NuoG → MPKVIVDGQEIEVPDGATVLQACELAGKEIPRFCYHERLSIAGNCRMCLVEVKPGPPKPQASCALPAADGQEIRTDTPMVKKAREGVMEFLLINHPLDCPICDQGGECDLQDQAVAYGRGGSRYDRENKRAVTEKYMGPLIKTIMTRCIHCTRCVRFSEEIAGVDEIGALYRGEDMQITTYLEQAAKHELSANVIDLCPVGALTSRPYAFEARPWELKRTLSIDVSDAVGANISLHSKGREVMRALPRINDDVNEEWLSDKGRYQVDGLMKRRLDKVFIRKGGKLQASGWSEAFDTIASHLGSHKSAIAAVAGDMVDCETMFAAKSLLKACGSNLVEARQTGMTYDVSNIAAVNFNSTLAGIETADAILIVGSHIRWEAALVNARIRKAVKHGAKVFVVGPEWETTYPAEFLGEDLKVLNRAPKALGDAMKAAERPAVILGGAALAAGALAPALKLVDKFGLVKDGWNGFNVLHMSAARMGSLMLDFTVEGGMADLAAAKPKVVLSLGADEMDYEPFANSLKVYIGHHGDKGAHAADIILPAASYAEKDGTYVNTEGRVQYAEKAVFAPGDAREDWTILRALADALGVSVGFDSFTQLQGAMIAEVPAFGEEGLADYGDLPKADSSAKAEGTISAYPVKDFYLTNPIARASAVMQQCSAELLHADEIKEAAE
- the nuoH gene encoding NADH-quinone oxidoreductase subunit NuoH; the protein is MTEFFQGFGMSYEWAWTVATLAGILAISLIVMFSVAMVIYVDRKVLGAIMLRRGPNVVGPFGLLQSFADGLKVFLQETIIPSAANKGIFLLAPIITFTVALAAWAVIPFDAGVVLADINVGLLYILAISSLGVYGVVMSGWASNSKYPFFSAMRAAAQMISYEVSIGFILVCVVLWAGTFNMTGIVEAQRGHGFGIVNGFFFNLLLFPMFVVFFISALAETARAPFDLTEAESELVAGYQTEYSSMAFALFWLGEYANILLMCSLCTLLFMGGWLPPIEWAPLYYVPGIVWFLLKTFGFFLIFSWIWATVPRYRYDQLMRLGWKVFLPMSLLFVAAISGYLMATGHFDRPAPLVDPASVPPADFVETQPAAQPIAASEAS
- the nuoI gene encoding NADH-quinone oxidoreductase subunit NuoI produces the protein MSTATQLLKSFTLWEFLKAHALTLKYFFKPKVTINYPFEKSPLSPRFRGEHALRRYPNGEERCIACKLCEAVCPAQAITIEAEPREDGSRRTTRYDIDMTKCIYCGFCQEACPVDAIVEGPNFEYATETREELLYDKAKLLANGDKWERAIAANLEADAPYR
- the nuoF gene encoding NADH-quinone oxidoreductase subunit NuoF → MLADKDRIFTNVYGFQDAGLKAAQARGDWDNTKALIERGQDAIIEEIKASGLRGRGGAGFPTGLKWSFMPKESKDGRPSFLVINADESEPGSCKDREIIRHDPHKLVEGALVAGFAMRARAAYIYIRGEYIREAQVLQAAIDEAYDAGLIGKNASGTGFDFDVFMHRGAGAYICGEETAMIESLEGKKGQPRLKPPFPAGAGLYGCPTTVNNVESIAVVPTILRRGASWFASFGRENNKGTKLFQISGHVNKPCVVEEALSIPFSELIENHCGGIVGGKDNLLAVIPGGSSVPLVPAEQIWDAPMDFDGLKDLGSGLGTAGVIVMDKSTDIVRAISRLSYFYKHESCGQCTPCREGTGWMWRMMERLRTGDAAIEEIDMLQQVTKQVEGHTICALGDAAAWPIQGLIRHFRPELERRINERLPEAAE